In Luteitalea sp., a single window of DNA contains:
- a CDS encoding DUF2182 domain-containing protein, which yields MASSMNAAAVDAAMHAAMGMPEMADWGMAELVMLFLMWTVMMVAMMLPSAGPVVLLVLGTCRRRGRSARPLSVAFASGYLTAWTVFSLVAAVIQLFLHRVAVLSPAMATRSAVAGGAILLVAGAYQWLPLKNTCLVHCRSPLAFIASEWRDGAGGAFTMGLRHGLYCVGCCWALMLLLFAAGVMNLIWVAAIALFVLLEKVAPRGVLLGRAAGVLLMLWGAWILMRAV from the coding sequence ATGGCGAGCAGCATGAATGCGGCGGCGGTGGATGCGGCCATGCACGCGGCGATGGGGATGCCCGAGATGGCCGACTGGGGCATGGCGGAGCTCGTCATGCTGTTCCTGATGTGGACGGTGATGATGGTTGCGATGATGCTGCCGTCCGCTGGCCCGGTCGTCTTGCTCGTGCTCGGCACGTGTCGGCGCCGAGGCCGCAGTGCGCGCCCCTTGAGTGTTGCCTTTGCATCCGGCTACCTGACCGCCTGGACGGTCTTCAGCCTCGTCGCGGCGGTGATCCAGCTCTTCCTCCATCGCGTGGCCGTGTTGTCGCCGGCCATGGCGACTCGGTCGGCCGTCGCCGGTGGTGCGATCCTCCTCGTTGCAGGCGCATATCAGTGGCTCCCGCTCAAGAACACCTGCCTGGTCCACTGTCGCTCGCCGCTTGCCTTCATCGCGAGCGAATGGCGCGATGGCGCAGGCGGCGCGTTCACCATGGGCCTGCGTCATGGTCTGTACTGCGTTGGCTGCTGCTGGGCGCTGATGCTTCTACTCTTTGCGGCAGGCGTCATGAATCTGATCTGGGTTGCGGCCATCGCGCTCTTCGTGCTCCTCGAGAAGGTCGCGCCACGTGGCGTCCTGCTCGGAAGGGCTGCTGGGGTGCTCCTCATGCTCTGGGGTGCGTGGATATTGATGCGTGCGGTGTGA
- a CDS encoding DUF1326 domain-containing protein: MPAIPKWSLKGDWFDTCKCSIPCPCTFAQPPTSGDCEGILAWHVRSGQFGDVRLDGLNVMAVGVFEGNIWEGKTKVTMGMFLDERADERQREALQIIFSGRAGGWPGVFANFIGEVRGVELARIDFSVADDLASWRAEIPGKLVSSAEALGGPTTLPGQRVQVHNPGGSEVGPGAIATYGTSTADKAQAFGFSWDRAGRSSKHIAFDWSGPDAA; this comes from the coding sequence ATGCCAGCGATTCCCAAGTGGAGCCTCAAAGGGGACTGGTTCGATACGTGCAAGTGCAGCATTCCGTGTCCGTGCACCTTTGCCCAGCCGCCCACTTCCGGCGACTGCGAAGGCATCCTGGCGTGGCATGTCCGGAGCGGTCAGTTCGGCGATGTCCGGCTCGATGGCTTGAATGTCATGGCAGTCGGCGTGTTCGAGGGGAACATCTGGGAAGGCAAGACGAAGGTGACGATGGGCATGTTCCTCGATGAGCGCGCCGACGAGCGCCAGCGTGAAGCTCTCCAGATAATCTTTAGCGGGCGTGCTGGCGGCTGGCCGGGTGTGTTTGCGAACTTCATCGGCGAAGTGCGTGGCGTCGAGCTCGCTCGCATCGACTTCAGCGTCGCGGACGACCTCGCGTCGTGGCGAGCGGAGATTCCGGGCAAGCTGGTCTCCAGCGCGGAAGCGCTTGGCGGCCCGACCACGCTGCCGGGGCAGCGCGTGCAGGTCCACAATCCCGGCGGCTCCGAAGTGGGTCCCGGCGCGATCGCGACATACGGCACGTCAACTGCCGACAAGGCGCAGGCCTTCGGCTTTTCGTGGGATCGCGCTGGTCGCTCGAGCAAGCACATCGCGTTCGACTGGTCCGGTCCTGATGCCGCTTGA